A stretch of Ipomoea triloba cultivar NCNSP0323 chromosome 11, ASM357664v1 DNA encodes these proteins:
- the LOC115997074 gene encoding phytochrome-associated serine/threonine-protein phosphatase 3-like, with protein sequence MDLDQWIVKVKDGQHLSEDELQLLCEYVKEILIEESNVQPVNSPVTVCGDIHGQFHDLMKLFQTGGHVPEKNYIFMGDFVDRGYNSLEVFTILLLLKARYPANITLLRGNHESRQLTQVYGFYDECQRKYGNANAWRYCTDVFDYLTLSAIIDGTVLCVHGGLSPDVRTIDQIRIIERNCEIPHEGPFCDLMWSDPEDIETWAVSPRGAGWLFGSRVTSEFNHINKLDLVCRAHQLVQEGLKYMFQDKGLVTVWSAPNYCYRCGNVASILSFNENMEREVKFFTETEENNQMRGPRTGVPYFL encoded by the exons ATGGATTTGGACCAGTGGATAGTGAAGGTGAAGGACGGTCAGCACTTATCCGAGGATGAGCTTCAGCTTCTATGTGAATAT GTGAAAGAGATCCTAATCGAGGAGTCAAATGTGCAACCTGTTAACAGCCCAGTTACTGTTTGTGGTGACATACATGGCCAGTTTCATGATCTAATGAAACTCTTCCAGACTGGAGGTCATGTTCCAGAgaagaattatatttttatg GGAGATTTTGTTGACCGTGGATATAATAGTCTAGAAGTTTTCACTATTCTTTTGCTCCTTAAAGCAAG ATATCCAGCGAATATTACTCTTTTACGTGGAAACCATGAAAGCAGGCAACTGACTCAG GTTTATGGTTTCTATGATGAATGCCAAAGAAAGTATGGAAATGCCAATGCTTGGCGGTATTGCACTGATGTGTTTGACTATCTTACTCTCTCTGCGATTATAGATGGAACA gtACTATGTGTCCATGGTGGGCTTTCTCCTGATGTTAGAACTATTGATCAG ATCAGGATCATTGAACGTAATTGTGAGATACCTCATGAAGGGCCCTTCTGTGATCTTATGTGGAGTGACCCTGAAGATATTGAAACATGGGCAGTAAGTCCTCGTGGAGCAGGATGGCTTTTTGGATCCAGGGTTACATCTGAG TTTAATCATATCAACAAGCTGGATCTAGTTTGTCGGGCTCACCAACTTGTCCAGGAAGGTCTAAAGTACATGTTTCAAGACAAAGGACTTGTGACT GTGTGGTCAGCCCCTAATTATTGCTATCGGTGTGGAAATGTAGCTTCCATTTTGAGCTTCAATGAGAATATG GAGCGTGAAGTGAAGTTCTTCACTGAAACTGAAGAAAACAACCAAATGAGAGGACCTAGAACGGGAGTTCCGTATTTCTTATGA